The following are encoded together in the Perca flavescens isolate YP-PL-M2 chromosome 22, PFLA_1.0, whole genome shotgun sequence genome:
- the rttn gene encoding rotatin isoform X1 — protein MELSPLIKKIGHSLIEIRVRALKSIICKLDHSLISVSDIVQEKMLFVYLLEWFNFPEVPMQEEVLELLSTLSKHPSAAQMLRDVGAVDFLTQLSPNVEPRLRAVIDGTLDQLFQLPELLPSHIMVYSHGQRTATPTAPTVVPPEEHFPQMGYFHKSMPSQTDVPPQKIAVHESVRCLKFSVFPWLSLTNTDRHILSSNESSLRSSNPNLVRSTCELLSDVIMQDFPSEIFLQRPSIVKSLLSLLRLGSGKGEASYLHLQVLSCLRQLCVGLRRRLRFHQDPSFYSTKQDPVSQNSSFSYSQEVQGTQRSQASSPGAECSPRPSVVGRTGQRARGDGQDIDAASTSGSSHRGRAAVQAPGQTPQSPADVANLELPDLGVEDVLELQFQQLTLAQFTVAIMEHAIPLLKTEGLHVFHRVLELLCDAVLLLGDSVCELVWDDRSLVGMELKAKLQVCMELLGDILNYHQSYSADTPHSCQVHHRMAYTGTAIFTIKLLQTILPPEKASDNLPENTATAIFHLCLDTLLGSSLPSMQETAVAYLEQVNSDNHDLYRRVTRAALWMESTCNFLKETQAEGEKNWLELLELADQAIDGLPFHQHLPIIKECVHICSYLWKFDQPSPLLQTESQKLLLKLLSHPSPPVKTETYKCTLNLVKDCLGIQNVSRQEPAACGGVNFLIHHRVLYEISAFGLQDSAEKVNVAAKDILLFLLKGRLMMTASTWDRFNEALYPVMPILQGYAGTEESLGNCVLLISDMSDVARDSVFPSTAQLKAALRLLFTKQPTVRIAAVQQILPHLTSDNVADTARPDLDQPLISSIPSLFCLRNPLDITLDTRNQSVLKVESVEKLFCILSSDTVDISLRRSAAEQLSVVLQDTTMHPVLKILGITDKVISFIMGSVNGNKSLDCLLEPCVCILRKLVYADPSLRHSLAHRNLLLLTLLRASLILKENKGNGNEIAVLMSLLLFDEIATIEIWSDKSNTEVTLAPFSLPLSVIRRYNIPFQAATHHAVSPYCCVLPPSLDLLTLAPACQALQVAWNTAWYSGIDNLLEELHGTSTHATEFPPNLKLSEAQVLSLQAVHLPTALQDCIKAIVTAAGHSSVTSALCRLSLYLLIERLALPHIPTDRCRGTLHSLSWQAAVTRFLQVRPACVEDEKLLVGIVAFLNAYFKLHTETASDPEDKDLRWILELLLNQETPSLLNLLLGVETQTSTPSPGEPEELKNRVSRRLQKELTHFFNILLLRLAQTTDRLCLALAGPFKSQLAVRLLQSLRVSDAPRFYGLPSLERTLQGMVSLTAQPGWSSHCSDLEPILLCSKYLSGLLEVISSFYVEWGGNSMSFMGKGVTKNAVICLLHLSHEMMVKNKDKDFIGQWSLGNEAAAEEASASQLGLAWLIPLWVDRDQEVRFASLGLGAALSSVPSGCQALCASCQNISGGLWGTLLNILLDQQESSMVRREAAFILQNLLVMPMPANAEEAKDSHWQHPCVHDEVSGVSLVGLPALQALLYHCQYFQHVALSATKCYRGRYTFHPQPGAGATSGPRRPHESNSLDSENSLWFWRCDPLAPTMDSSRPCSSLSTSSTVIRGSGPNTPKGPSPLSITEDTPASRLIAQGQSDTDTSNSLASQDSRQGEPSAVEPVVMVTPDLMTAHCGLLTNLLAILPDFTLTAIRHNQLLQALASLVDIGPIETCLTELKTPNVLPGERGDIKIQFVTLLQFLSSFFKLLRSCVMVSQELIGQMDFLKQLLTALVAVLTLDTKGLDAGTRDTVCVCWADVFMLLATLVRRDSSAAYPSVSAALGRRWRSFAGTLSVCVTEKLADPLLHTVALQFLCTIFTEETKSVDVTTSNPKQATALSGIVNGPSASQLCELLLQSFDKRSLQDPLKKQTARALMTLLACSPTAQNYAAKAGLIDSCVEQMKRTHSQLHLESVRPSKASHRKKGEGYLKEVKLTVEILRSALYHNDECKAVATDARLTLALYALWPWLLLDDPIMEAVLELLCVYTANCTTACSCVCGGGPGVALGPKGTPSNSLMHSVMKLASGVAADNSPVQKLAFCLLANLAMSRDCRGLLQKNNFLQAFLSVPMPKAGGVKTTSIGCGGGSLLGLWLRLLVSLSFAEDGQQSILRVTGALELLADLAPHRRHALLTLHNLCFCPANKPHVIANDKAMKVLLSCLNSKEMETRSMGASALWALLHNNQRAKTTLKCPSVRLRIEEARTISKKDAENKQDPMTTYLLQCLENLSQLLNN, from the exons ATGGAGTTATCTCCCCTTATAAAGAAAATAG GCCACTCGTTGATTGAGATACGAGTTCGAGCATTGAAGAGCATCATATGTAAGCTGGACCATTCCCTGATTTCCGTCTCTGACATTGTCCAAGAAAAGATGCTGTTTGTGTATCTTCTTGAATGGTTCAATTTCCCCGAGGTGCCAATGCAGGAAGAGGTCCTTGAGTTGCTCTCAACTTTATCAAAG CATCCAAGTGCAGCCCAGATGCTAAGAGACGTTGGGGCGGTGGACTTCCTCACTCAACTGTCTCCTAATGTGGAACCCAGACTGCGAGCTGTCATCGATGGAACCTTGGACCAGCTGTTCCAGCTACCTGAGCTACTCCCTAGTCATATAATGGTCTACTCGCATGGACAGCGTACAGCAACTCCAACAG CACCTACAGTTGTTCCACCTGAAGAGCATTTTCCTCAAATGGGCTATTTCCACAAGAGCATGCCAAGCCAAACAGATGTACCACCTCAGAAGATAGCAG TGCATGAGTCTGTGAGATGTCTCAAGTTTTCTGTGTTTCCATGGCTGTCtttgacaaacacagacagacacattctTTCATCCAATGAGAG TTCTCTAAGGAGCAGCAACCCCAACTTGGTGCGGAGCACGTGTGAACTTCTTTCTGATGTTATTATGCAAGACTTTCCTTCTGAGATCTTCCTGCAAAGGCCCAGTATTGTAAAG aGCCTTCTGTCCCTGTTGAGGCTGGGTTCAGGTAAAGGTGAGGCAAGCTACCTCCACTTGCAGGTTCTTTCCTGCCTGCGGCAGCTTTGTGTGGGGCTGAGGAGGAGACTACGCTTTCATCAAGATCCAAGCTTCTACTCTACAAAGCAAG ATCCAGTGTCCCAGAACTCGTCCTTTTCCTACTCCCAGGAAGTGCAGGGGACCCAGCGTTCCCAGGCCTCATCTCCAGGGGCAGAGTGCTCTCCTCGACCCTCTGTGGTGGGACGCACAGGCCAGAGAGCTAGGGGTGATGGCCAAGACATAGATGCAGCTTccaccag TGGCAGCTCGCACAGAGGGCGAGCAGCAGTCCAGGCCCCCGGGCAGACGCCCCAGTCCCCTGCAGATGTGGCCAACCTGGAGCTTCCTGACTTGGGTGTAGAAGATGTCTTGGAGCTACAGTTTCAGCAGCTCACTTTGGCTCAGTTCACTGTTGCCATCATGGAACATGCCATACCACTGCTTAAAACAG AGGGTTTGCATGTGTTCCATCGTGTTCTGGAGCTGCTGTGCGACGCCGTCCTCCTGCTCGGGGACAGTGTTTGTGAGCTGGTCTGGGACGATCGCAGCCTGGTGGGGATGGAGCTG aagGCAAAGCTGCAAGTATGCATGGAACTACTGGGGGATATCCTGAACTACCATCAGAGCTATTCAGCAGACACTCCCCACAGCTGTCAGGTTCATCACAGAATGGCCTACACAGGCACTGCTATATTCACCATTAAACTCCTGCAGACCATCCTCCCTCCTGAGAAG GCTAGTGACAATCTCCCGGAGAACACAGCAACAGCTATTTTCCACCTGTGCTTGGACACGTTATTGGGAAGTTCATTACCCAGCATGCAAGAGACAGCGGTGGCCTACTTGGAGCAGGTGAACTCAGACAACCACGATCTCTACAGGAGGGTGACCCGCGCTGCCCTCTGGATGGAATCTACTTGCAACTTCCTCAAGGAAACCCAAGCTGAG GGAGAGAAGAACTGGTTGGAGTTGCTGGAGCTGGCAGACCAAGCCATAGACGGCCTCCCATTTCACCAGCACTTACCCATCATCAAGGAATGTGTTCACATCTGCTCTTACCT GTGGAAGTTTGATCAGCCCAGTCCCCTCCTCCAGACAGAGAGCCAGAAACTTCTCCTCAAGCTGCTGTCCCATCCTTCACCGCCTGTCAAGACGGAAACATACAAATGCACTTTAAACCTGGTCAAG GACTGCCTTGGCATCCAGAATGTGTCACGACAGGAGCCAGCAGCGTGCGGTGGAGTCAACTTCCTTATCCACCACAGGGTGCTCTATGAAATAAGTGCTTTTGGACTTCAGGATTCTGCTGAGAAG GTGAACGTTGCAGCCAAGGATATCCTGCTATTCCTGCTCAAAGGACGATTGATGATGACAGCATCAACCTGGGACAGATTCAATGAAGCACTTTACCCCGTCATGCCCATATTACAG ggTTACGCCGGCACCGAAGAGTCACTGGGAAACTGTGTCCTGCTGATAAGTGACATGTCGGACGTGGCAAGAGACAGCGTGTTTCCAAGCACAGCCCAGCTAAAAGCAGCGCTCCGACTCCTTTTTACTAAACAACCCAC TGTGAGAATAGCAGCAGTGCAACAAATCCTGCCCCACTTAACCAGCGATAATGTTGCTGACACAGCCAGACCAGACCTGGATCAACCACTGATCTCCTCCATCCCCAGTCTCTTCTGCCTCAGAAACCCTTTGGACATCACGCTGGACACCAGAAACCAGTCTGTCCTTAAG GTGGAGTCGGTGGAGAAGCTGTTTTGTATCCTGTCCTCAGACACTGTCGACATCTCACTGAGAAGATCGGCTGCAGAGCAGCTGTCTGTAGTGCTACAAG ACACAACAATGCACCCAGTGCTGAAGATTCTTGGAATAACAGACAAAGTCATTTCTTTCATTATGGGGAGTGTAAACGGCAACAAG AGCTTAGATTGCCTGCTGGAGCCTTGTGTGTGTATCCTGAGGAAGCTGGTGTATGCTGATCCATCTCTGAGGCACAGTCTGGCACATCGCAACCTTCTGCTCCTCACACTGCTCAGGG CATCCTTGATATTAAAGGAGAACAAAGGCAATGGAAATGAGATTGCTGTCCTGATGAGTTTACTGCTATTTGATGAGATTGCCACCATTGAAATATg GTCGGACAAATCCAACACAGAGGTGACCCTCGCACCGTTTTCCCTACCACTGTCAGTGATACGCAG GTACAACATCCCATTCCAGGCAGCGACTCATCACGCTGTCAGCCCATACTGCTGCGTCCTGCCCCCCTCCTTGGACCTCCTGACCCTGGCACCCGCCTGCCAAGCCCTGCAGGTAGCCTGGAACACTGCATGGTATTCTGGGATAGACAACCTCCTTGAAGAGCTGCATGGCACATCTACCCATGCTACTGA ATTTCCTCCCAACTTAAAGCTGTCAGAAGCACAGGTTCTGTCGCTACAGGCGGTGCACCTTCCCACGGCGCTGCAGGACTGCATCAAGGCCATCGTCACGGCAGCAGGACACAGCTCTGTAACCTCTGCCCTCTGCAGACTCAGCCTCTATTTACTGATTGAGCGACTGGCCCTTCCTCACATCCCCACCGACAGGTGCAGAGGCACCCTTCACTCCCTCAGTTGGCAGGCAGCAGTGACCAG GTTTCTCCAGGTGCGTCCAGCCTGTGTTGAGGATGAGAAGTTGCTAGTGGGAATTGTTGCATTTTTGAATGCCTACTTCAAACTGCACACTGAGACTGCATCTGACCCAGAGGACAAGGACCTGCGCTGGATACTGGAGCTACTTCTCAACCAG GAGACCCCATCGCTTCTTAATTTGCTGCTTGGTGTGGAGACTCAGACCTCAACTCCGAGCCCTGGGGAGCCAGAGGAATTGAAGAACCGTGTCAGCCGGAGACTGCAGAAAGAACTCACTCACTTCTTTAACATCTTACTCCTCCGACTTGCTCAAACCACTGACAG GCTATGTCTGGCATTAGCAGGCCCATTCAAAAGCCAGCTGGCAGTCCGTTTGCTTCAGAGCCTGCGGGTGTCCGACGCCCCGCGTTTCTATGGCCTTCCTAGCCTGGAGAGGACACTGCAAGGCATGGTCAGCCTGACTGCCCAGCCTGGCTGGAGCTCCCACTGCTCTGACCTGGAACCCATCTTGCTCTGCTCCAAGTATCTCAGTGGCCTATTAGAG GTGATCTCCTCATTTTATGTCGAGTGGGGAGGCAACTCCATGTCTTTCATGGGGAAAGGTGTGACCAAGAATGCTGTCATCTGCTTGCTTCACCTGTCCCATGAGATGATGGTCAAGAACAAGGACAAG GACTTCATTGGTCAGTGGTCTTTGGGGAATGAGGCAGCTGCTGAGGAGGCTAGTGCCTCTCAGCTTGGTTTGGCCTGGCTCATCCCACTATGGGTCGACCGCGACCAAGAG GTGAGGTTTGCCAGTTTGGGTTTAGGTGCAGCTCTGTCCTCTGTGCCCAGCGGGTGCCAGGCTCTGTGTGCCAGCTGTCAGAACATCAGCGGAGGTCTGTGGGGCACGTTGCTCAACATCCTCCTGGATCAGCAGGAGAGCAGCATGGTCCGCAGAGAG GCCGCATTTATCCTGCAAAACTTGCTGGTGATGCCCATGCCTGCCAACGCAGAGGAGGCCAAGGACTCCCACTGGCAG CACCCATGTGTCCATGATGAGGTGTCTGGTGTGTCTCTGGTGGGTCTTCCAGCGCTCCAGGCTCTGCTTTACCACTGTCAGTACTTCCAACATGTGGCTCTCTCTGCCACCAAATGTTACCGAGGCAGGTACACTTTCCACCCGCAACCTGGTGCTGGCGCGACCAGTGGACCTCGTCGTCCCCATGAGAGCAATTCTCtgg ATTCTGAGAATTCCCTGTGGTTTTGGAGATGCGACCCACTGGCGCCAACTATGGACTCTAGCAGACCTTGCAGCTCCCTCTCCACATCCAGCACTGTG ATAAGAGGCTCAGGGCCTAACACCCCCAAGGGTCCCTCCCCATTGAGCATCACAGAAGATACCCCTGCCAGCAGACTGATAGCTCAAG GCCAGAGTGACACAGACACCAGCAACTCGCTGGCCTCCCAAGACTCCCGCCAGGGCGAGCCCTCGGCCGTGGAACCCGTTGTCATGGTAACTCCCGACCTCATGACGGCCCACTGTGGCCTGCTGACTAACCTGCTGGCCATCCTGCCAGACTTCACCCTCACTGCCATCCGACACAACCAGCTCCTCCAAGCGCTGGCCAG tCTGGTGGATATTGGGCCCATCGAGACATGTCTGACTGAGCTGAAGACACCCAACGTCCTaccaggagagagaggagacatcAAGATCCAG TTTGTCACCCTACTTCAGTTCCTGTCCAGCTTCTTCAAACTGCTGCGGTCATGTGTCATGGTGAGCCAAGAGCTTATTGGCCAGATGGACTTCCTGAAACAGCTGTTGACTGCTCTGGTGGCAGTGCTCACACTGGATACCAAAGGATTAG ATGCAGGTACCCGAGACACGGTTTGTGTGTGCTGGGCAGACGTGTTTATGCTCCTGGCTACTCTGGTGAGGAGGGACAGCTCGGCAGCGTACCCATCTGTCTCTGCTGCGCTGGGGAGACGCTGGCGGTCATTTGCAG gAACATTATccgtgtgtgtgactgagaaGCTCGCAGACCCTCTTCTCCACACAGTGGCTCTGCAGTTTCTTTGTACAATTTTCACAGAGGAGACAAAAAGTGTAGATGTCACAACCTCAAACCCTAAACAGGCTACTGCTTTGTCTGGCATTGTGAATGGTCCCTCAGCCAGCCAGCTGTGTGAACTGTTACTGCAG AGTTTTGATAAGAGGTCCCTTCAGGACCCTTTGAAGaagcagacagccagagctCTGATGACACTGCTGGCCTGCAGTCCCACAGCTCAAAACTACGCAGCCAAAG CTGGTCTAATTGACAGCTGTGTGGAACAAATGAAGCGAACTCACTCCCAGCTCCACCTGGAGTCCGTCCGACCCAGCAAGGCTTCCCACCGCAAAAAG GGAGAAGGCTATTTAAAGGAAGTCAAGCTGACTGTGGAGATCCTGCGGAGTGCTCTTTACCACAACGATGAATGCAAA gcGGTTGCCACAGATGCTCGCCTAACACTGGCACTCTATGCTCTTTGGCCTTGGCTCCTATTGGACGACCCCATCATGGAGGCAGTGCTGGAGCTTCTGTGTGTCTATACGGCCAACTGCACCACAG caTGCAGTTGTGTTTGTGGCGGTGGCCCCGGTGTTGCACTAGGACCTAAAGGCACCCCTAGTAACTCTCTGATGCACTCTGTGATGAAGCTGGCCTCAGGGGTCGCAGCAGATAACAGCCCTGTCCAGAAGCTAGCCTTCTGTCTCTTGGCTAACCTCGCCATGTCCCGTGACTGCAGAGGCCTCCTGCAGAAG aataatttCCTGCAAGCCTTCCTGTCAGTGCCAATGCCCAAGGCGGGTGGTGTTAAGACCACATCCATAGGTTGTGGTGGTGGAAGCCTACTGGGCCTGTGGCTGAGGCTGCTGGTTAGTCTCTCGTTTGCGGAGGACGGCCAACAGAGTATCCTTAGGGTGACCGGAGCCCTGGAACTGCTGGCGGACCTGGCACCGCACCGGCGCCATGCACTGCTTACCCTTCACAACCTCTGCTTCTGCCCTGCCAACAAGCCACACGTCATCGCCAATG ACAAAGCCATGAAGGTGTTACTAAGTTGTCTGAACAGTAAAGAGATGGAAACCCGCTCTATGGGAGCATCTGCACTTTGGGCATTGCTCCATAACAATCagagg GCTAAGACTACTTTGAAGTGTCCCTCTGTTCGATTGAGAATTGAGGAGGCACGTACCATCTCCAAGAAGG ATGCAGAGAACAAGCAGGATCCTATGACTACCTACCTGTTGCAGTGCCTTGAAAACCTTTCGCAGCTGCTAAATAACTGa